A stretch of Rhinopithecus roxellana isolate Shanxi Qingling chromosome 12, ASM756505v1, whole genome shotgun sequence DNA encodes these proteins:
- the CAMK2N1 gene encoding calcium/calmodulin-dependent protein kinase II inhibitor 1: MSEVLPYGDEKLSPYGDGGDVGQIFSCRLQDTNNFFGAGQNKRPPKLGQIGRSKRVVIEDDRIDDVLKNMTDKAPPGV; the protein is encoded by the exons ATGTCGGAGGTGCTGCCCTACGGCGACGAGAAGCTGAGCCCCTACGGCGACGGCGGCGACGTGGGCCAGATCTTCTCCTGCCGCCTGCAGGACACCAACAACTTCTTCGGCGCCGGGCAGAACAAGCGGCCGCCCAAGCTGGGCCAGATCGGCAGGAGCAAGCGGG TTGTTATTGAAGATGATAGGATTGATGACGTGCTGAAAAATATGACCGACAAGGCACCTCCTGGTGTCTAA